TAGTCACTGTAACTGCTCAGAGCCCCATAACGAATGCCACCATACGCCCTCTAGTGGAAGCAACAATCAGCATCAGAAATGACAGGTCACCAGCTCCACACCCAGGTACTGAGATATTTAAGAAGGCATACTTTTAACATATGTAGTCTCTTCATTTCTGACTATTATTGGTGTTGAACTGATGTacatcacatttttcttttgtatctACAAAATGATCCTATGATAAGCTAATGATATGTTTCATAATCCCTCCAGTCTGCCAAATGAACTGTGATTTTGAACAAGACCTTTGTGAATGGACTCAGCTGCTTGCAGATGTTTTTGACTGGACAAGGTACAGCGGCTCCACTCCTACAGTGAAGACTGGGCCTTCCTCGGATCACACCACAGGAGGTGATCACTGACACAAAATCATACGAAGTTTggtaaaaagaaatgagagaaacaaCAGCACACCTGCTCATTTAACATCAGCGACAGTCACAGATGACTCTCATAGGATCTAATTGATGAGAAAAACTTATTTTGtttggaaaaagagaaaagtggtAACTGGCAGCATTAGCATGTTCTATTGTATATATCCAGTTCAGTAAAAGAGATCGTCATCTCACATCTCACGATTACAGTCCAGCTTTAACTTTGGAAACAGCAAAAATGTGGCAACaattaaaacaatgaataaacaaacatgcatcCTCACATTACAGTGAGTGCTATGCTTTCTACTTGAACTGGAATAATTCCAATGTCTTTATCCAGGTGGCCACTATCTTTACATCGAAGCAAATAGTGCATCACTTGGAGATACAGCTCGTCTCATCAGCTCTGAGTGTTCAGACCCTGGTCCTCAGTGTCTGCAGTTTTGGTACCATATGTATGGCTCAGCAGATACAATGGGCCTCCATGTATACTTGCTTCACAACGGAGTAGCCAATGCCATTTGGTGGAAGAGGAATGACCAAGGAAATATGTGGCACCTGGCTCAGGTGGACATCACAACAGCCGGAGGTTTCCAGGTCAGATACCTTCTACCAGGCATTCAGATGATTTAAAATAGTCAGCCAATGATCTTGTAATAACGGAATATTAACTATAGGAGACATTTTACTTATAATAACAAATCAATTGTTTTTCCAGATCATCATTGAGGGGCGAAGAGGCTCCAACGAAGAGTCAGATGTGGCCATAGATGATGTAAAGCTTTATCATGGCCGATGCTCTGGTAAGAAACATGTACACAGAATAACTACCATTAAAACACTTACTTTAAATATGTGTAGCTGACAATATTCTACATATAACATAAAAAAACTTTATTACACTGTTGCAGATTTGAGTGGCACTGTGACAACAAGCCCTCCTAAACCTGGTGGAAACACCACAGCTCCTCCAAGTGTCCCTGTGCCTACCACTGCTCCACAGCCCCCTCTGGTCAATGTCACAGTTCAGCCCCCTATAGAAAATATCACCTTACCTCCCACAGTGGAAGCAACAACCTACTTATTTGATAACAATATAACTGAAGCTCCAGATAAAAGACCACCATCACACCCAGGTACAGTTCTGCAGCAGCACTTGTATATCCCTGGTGTTGGAACTtgcataatttattttttcaacatCCAATTTTTGCGATTTCCAGAATTATTGTCTCAGTGATCTCATTCTTTTACTAACTGTCCTTTCCAGTGTGTCAACTCCACTGTAATTTTGAACAAGATTTATGTCAGTGGAATCAACTGCTTACTGATGTTTTTGATTGGACAAGGCATAGTGGCTTTACACCCACTATGATGACTGGTCCTGCTTCAGATCACACCACAGGAGGTAATCAGCCTTCTGACACAAGCCAAGTTTAACTGTATACCCTGTTAGATAAGTGCTCAACttagagcaaaaaaaaaaaaaaacagcagattcTTTGCCAGATCAATGTCAGCCATGGTCACACCTGTAACTAGTGAAAATACCATTGCAAGCAGTTCTTCCTTGTCAAACCAGTATGGTAAACTGATAAACATTGTCTCACTGAGAGTTCCTGATGTTAGGCATTTCTCTTCAGTGCCAGTAGATCTGCTGCTTATGAATTAAGTCATTTTTTGCCTTTCAGTGTTAAAATACTTTTGTATTATCAACATTTGGCACCCAATTTCACTCTACCTTGAACATAGAATTAAACAATAAATtctaacattattatttttttaattataatatgCTGTGTGTTGCCTTAATTAACCCAACTTTTATGCTCTTATCCAGGTGGCCACTATCTTTACATTGAAGCCAACAGTGCATCACTTGGAGACACAGCTCGTCTCATCAGCTCTGAGTGTTCAGACTCTGGTCCTCAGTGTCTGCAGTTCTGGTACCATATGTATGGCTCAGCAGATACAATGGGCCTCCATGTTTACCTGTTCCAAGACAGAAAGGCTGATGCTGTTTGGAGGAAAAGGAATGATCAAGGAAATATGTGGCACTTGGCTCAGGTGGACCTGACCACAACTGGAGCTTTCCAGGTGAGTTACACATTGAGGCATGTTTTTCCCTAACCTGCCAAATGTTAGAGACTTGCAAAGCAAAACACTAATAGTGTATTACCTGCAACAAATAACAGTATAACAAATAACTTATGGATCTTTGTGCTGTAACAGGCTTACTGTGCTTTGGCATTAACCTGTCCACTTCCTTATAGATCATTTTTGAGGGGAGAAGAGGTTCCAATGACCAGTCTGATGTGGCCATAGATGATGTATCACTTCATCATGGACACTGTGCAGGTGATAATGTCCTTCACACATTCTACCTTGTCCAAACAGAATATGACTAAAATTTGATATGACTGACTTGAATGTGAAATACTGTTACAGATCTGGCTAAACCAACAACACCTGCTCCACAAACCTTGGATCCAGATGTTACAGAGGTTCCTGAGCTTCCCGAGCTTCCCGAGCTTCCTCCAGCAAACAGTTCATCtgccacacaaacaacaactttATCAAAACCTCCACGACCACTGACAACTACACTTACAACAACGACTGCCCCAACAACAGTGGCCCCAACTGCTTGTGATACACAAACCCCTACAaaaccatcaacaacaacaacaacagctcaatCACAACCTCCATCCACTTCTCAACCACACCCTCCGACAACAGCTGTACCACAGCCTCCAACAACAGCTAGACCGCAACCTCCAACCACAATGCAGCCTCAACCACCAACCACAGCTCAGCCTGAGTCACAAACAACTAATAGACCACAATCCCCAACAACAGCTAGACCACAACCTCCAACCACAGCTAAGCCACAACCTCCAACAACAGCTAGGCCGCAGCCACCAACTAAAACTCAGCCACCACAAACAACAGCTAGACCACAACCACCATCCACAGTTCAACCACAACTCCCAACCACAGCTCAACCACAGCCTCCAACCACAGCTAAACCTGAATCACCAACAACAAATAGACCACAACCTCCAACCACAACTGAACCACAGCCACAAACTACAGCTAGACCACAACCTCCAACAACAGCTAGGCCGCAGCCACCAACTGAAACTCAGCCACCACCACAAACAACAGCTAGACCACAACCACCATCCACAGTTCAACCACAACCCCCAACCACAGCTCAACCACAGCCTCCAACGACAGCTAAACCTGAATCACCAACAACAAATAGACCACAACCTCCAACCACAACTGAACCACAGCCACAAACTACAGCTAGACCACAACCTCCAACAACAGCTAGGCCACAGCCACCGACTGAAActcagccaccaccaccacaaacaaCAGCTAGACCGCAACCACCAACCACAGCTCAACCACAACCTCCAACAACTAGACCAAAACCTCCAACCATAGCGCCGTCACAACCATCAACCACAACTCAACCTGACtcccaaacaacaaaaagaccACAACCTACGACCACAGCTCAACCACAATCTACAACAACCATTAAACCAGATCCACCAACAGACAGACCTCAGTCTACAACTACAGCTACACCACAATCTACAACAACAGCTAGGCCGCAGCCACCAACTGAAACTCAGCCACCACCACAAACAACAGCTAGACCACAACCACCATCCACAGTTCAACCACAACCCCCAACCACAGCTCAACCACAGCCTCCAACGACAGCTAAACCTGAATCACCAACAACAAATAGACCACAACCTCCAACCACAACTGAACCACAGCCACAAACTACAGCTAGACCACAACCTCCAACAACAGCTAGGCCACAGCCACCGACTGAAACTCAGCCACCATCACCACAAACAACAGCTAGACCGCAACCACCAACCACAGCTCAACCACAACCTCCAACAACTAGACCAAAACCTCCAACCATAGCGCCGTCACAACCATCAACCACAACTCAACCTGACtcccaaacaacaaaaagaccACAACCTACGACCACAGCTCAACCACAACCTTCGACCACAGCTAGACCACAATCTACAACAACCATTAAACCAGATCCACCAACAGACAGACCTCAGTCTACAACTACAGCTACACCACAATCTACAACAACAGCTAGACCACATCCACCAACTACACCTGTATCAAGTAAGTTAGAACTTTGAAATTCCCtattctaaaaagaaaaaactttaaaCATGGACTGGGTTTCCCTAATGTAGATTTTACATCTAACCTGTTAGGCAGCAGCGTTGCAAGTATGAATGAGCAAGAATGAAGAATGGATAataaatttacagtaaatataatatatacatcGATTGTATGACcctttttgtttgtatttttatgctTCTGTCTAAGTATATTCTGgctgttgtttctttctctaGCACCCTCTTGCCCAGAGAATAGTCATTACACCACTTGTACCCCTGCCTGCAGTCCAACCTGTTCATACCTGAATGGCCCACCACACTGTAGCgacagtgacagctgtgtgCCAGGATGTGTATGTGATGATGGCTTTGTACGAAAAGGGCAGCGCTGTGTGCTTATCCAAGAGTGTGGATGTGTGGACAGGAATGGCACCAAACATCAGGTGAGAGACATTTTAGAATAACCCTTAATCAATGACACAAGTCATATATAATGTTGATTTTCAAATACTTGGGACTACTTTCTGAAAGTCAGAGCATTGCACGTGGAGACAGAGATCCAAGTTGTAAGattactttctctttcttgaCAGTTCAATGAAGTGTGGTACACCAATCACTGCAGCcagaaatgtgaatgtgagaaAGATGATGGTGTAGGGAAGATTGACTGTGATGACAAAGATGAATGTCATAGAAATGCTGTCTGCCTTCAAAATAACAAGGGCGAATATTACTGCCAGTCTACAGGTGCTGTAAATGCCAACATTTAATTCTATGACATATCTTAACTATCATGCATCTTTTTCACTAATTCATGAATTGCTCTACACTTGTTGCTCCACAGGTTTCAGTGAGTGCACCATAAAAGAAGACCCTGAATACAGATCCTTTGATAAAATGAAGCATGACTTTGAGGGGGAGCACTCATATGTGCTGGTCAGGACCAATAACTTGCCAAATAACCTTCCAGATGTCTACATCGAGGGCATCAATACAAACAAGGTAGATGATGACAATAGTCAGCATCATGGCGACAGTAGCAGTGAAGAAAACAGACGCAGAGTCAAGGGTGAAGATGACaatgatgaagaagatgatgatgatgatgacgacggTGATGATGATcacaaagatgatgatgatagtgAAGAGCATGGAGAACACCACAGATTAAAAGCACTTAAGATCAGGGTGTACAATCACACTGTGGAGTTCAAGAAGAAACGGAGACTGATCGTAAGTATCCAAGGCATTTTTGACAATGCGCTGCTGCTATCTCATTTTCCTGTAGTCCATTTTCAACACAGTATCAGGTACTGTCACTATACCATCATCTCTCATTAATATCTCAGAATTTAAGAGTTTCCCATACCATACTCACAAAAACATTGACTAACATGATGATGTTGAGCACACATCATAGGCTACAGGTAATCTTATCTATATATTAAACCTTATCTGCAAATAGGAAAAATATATCACTTACTCTCCTGCACATGTAGTGTCAGTTAAGCCACCCTACACCACTCATATTTTACCTAAAACTCACTTCTCTATGTTCATAATCTGGGATGTGAAAACATGAGATTTCTGCAGTGTGTtgacacacaaaatgtaaatcaaCTGGGAGTGCTTTTGACAGATGCATAGATTCATCGACCTTTAGGGGACAGCCCCACCAAAAATGTGTATGAATCCCTGCACACAATTTACATAATCTCACAATGTTCCTCTGACACATCCCCCTTGCCATCTCCCTCCAGGTGGATGGAAGGAGAACTAGAACTCCTGTCTCACCAACTGCAGGCCTAAAGATCCATGAACATTCCTCTCGCATCTACCTGAAGACCGACTTTGGCCTCACAGTGGAGTTTGATGGACACAGCACAGCAGGTAACTAATCTTTAACTCATTATACATGTCTAAGCCAGTCAGCAGTGGCCCAGAACTTGTAGGATTCATCATCAATTCTTAAAATGCAATTCATTAGAATGAGTATTTTTTTAGGGTGTGATATGCTGAATTAATATTGTATTGTTGATGTTCCTCCTTTAGAGATCATTCTACCACGCTTGTATATGAGGAAAGTGGGGGGTCTGTGTGGGAACTTTGATGGTCAAAGGTGGAATGACAGGATGAAGCCAGATGGTACCATGACTGGGAGCGTTCAAGAGTttggagagagctggagagtgTAAATATCAGATGGATGTAAGGCTGAAACACAGAACTTTAGGCCACAAGTATATTACTGTGTcagtttacaagaaaactccataTTGATAATATCTGTCACCTTAGAAAATAAGAAGACCGAATTAAtgctaatttaatttttttccttaGACAACAAACCTGAGGTTCCAAACATGACTTGGCACTGATGTCCAATTTTCTTTACCTCCAGCTTTTCAGGACAATAACTTTGtgttgttataaataaagtGCATCATAGTAAAAGAGATTTCTGAGATTTAGCACTGTATCAAGACTCCGGTGTCAAGCCTACATTTGAAAGTCTATTTTAAAAGTTACATATCTCCTTGAAATGTTTATCACTTTTTTCATAAAATCTTCTGTAACCTGTGACAAAATACCATCttaactgtttttgtcatgcCATGCATACTATTTATTGAAAAGTGATGTTCTTACAGCTGTGTATATATCGATCTTACACAATAATGGCCACAttgaacactgaacaaaagTACAATACAAGAGAAGGAGTacacattattatttatcaCTAACTGACACTGTGGAAAAGAGATTAAACTTAAGTAAATGGTTATTAAGAATGTTGTTTGCACTTGGTCACAATATGTTTTTGAATGGCAGTACATTGGTAGGTTTCTACTGAATCTTCACTGTTGTAATAAATATGCACTGTGGTTAAATTTGTGTCGCCATGTGTCTAGCCATTTCAGTCTCAGATGTAGCTACAGCCACATTCCTGACATAGCCACAGTCTGACCAGTAAACCAGTGGAAGTGGAGAAACTAATCATTACAGAGAGAATGACAACTGAGAATAACAATAGAGAACTTTTGTAACATGATATGGTAGGGTGAAGACATTTCCCCTTCAGACAGACAATAGGATTAGTCTTGTCAGgagtacctgtgtgtgtgtgtgtgtgtgtgtgtgtgtgtgtgtgtgtgtgtgtgtgtgtgtgtgtgtgtgatgc
The DNA window shown above is from Lates calcarifer isolate ASB-BC8 linkage group LG4, TLL_Latcal_v3, whole genome shotgun sequence and carries:
- the LOC108883521 gene encoding zonadhesin isoform X1 — encoded protein: MLGSVLTDLLVTVTLLVLSYTGTQCRAENDLSLVHLPEWRTNSEYVTQCFYSRQNNLICDWTRSQQRTEDVAVNILESGPLGLEGEACLEFWYQVPAAANGSELRALLKSSDGLVEIWTSPVLPRNVWRQVFVPLNIIKPNTQVVFEVVSAEIQNLLNQIGVRRGSCGPQCESNTELWTDESTHCLCSAGQLSCSLSQCPQGQICGPQRRASSGISTSGTCTIHSHTDCSTFDGVLFRFVAPCTYILAKTCSPTASLPMFIVEVVNEDNGNSSLPTVQQVTVDTGNFRVSLLKRQTHRVVVNGLWRKLPLSLGSDTVNIKSNPAAVVLGTSFGLSVSFDSAGAVHVVLPSTYSDEVCGLCGNFNHLREDDFRKPDGTNAQDATALAESWQTGQPTSSCETIIVPHQCDPLEEAEYASELYCGGLLSSTRPFADCQSVLEAESYFRACVVGMCSTHGDPAVLCEAFQVYADICHEAGVAVPIWRNSTFCPPQCAENSHYNSCADGCPEVCSSLDLAGSCGSCEERCECDSGFKLSGGKCVPAEDCGCWYNGKHYEKGTTFVEGDCVKQCQCMGNNDVQCTTMQCAYNEVCKVKDGVKDCFPIKPATCSVYGDPHYITFDRLAYDFQGGCSYTLATACGEESSVQFSVIGHNMHPPLQNFTRSKLEAVTLQAEDYHLTLNQSGEVYVNNSRVHLPYSTNGAQGSIRVYMKNHYIILETNFGLRIMIDGQNRLFLQADERYKYEMCGLCGLYSAHQGDDFVIPGGGNVTDPFQFGDSWRVLDNNKCTAYPNDPRLCDYDEETEAYNECSAILADAFQPCHEPVHPSIYINSCAYDYCATNGDQHTLCESLKSYAAACQVAGVELPPWQTDTACADPPTTSPPPTTPTPTSPTPDQTFCPINCDFDKNLCGWEQLIQDSFDWTRHSGSTPSDLSGPNQDHTNGDGFYMYIEGDSATHGDSARLLSSMCHYNGQLCLHFWYHMYGSATAMALNIYLLKDNKATKIWSMMNNQGPEWHQGNADIRVSGPFRIIVEGIRGSTAQSDVAIDDVSIHFGSCSGSFPGVVSGTELPPTTAELLPSHPVCSLDCSFNSNLCSWNQMITDAFDWTWQSGSTPTLMTGPTADHTGDGHYLYIEASSVTHGDTARLISSECSDSGPQCLQFWYHMYGSADTMALHVYLIQNRVADAVWWKRNDQGNMWHMAQVDITTTGAFQIVIEGRRGSNDQSDVAIDDVKLYRGHCPAQPPEPDLNTTAPVSVPVPTTAAPEPPVVTVTAQSPITNATIRPLVEATISIRNDRSPAPHPVCQMNCDFEQDLCEWTQLLADVFDWTRYSGSTPTVKTGPSSDHTTGGGHYLYIEANSASLGDTARLISSECSDPGPQCLQFWYHMYGSADTMGLHVYLLHNGVANAIWWKRNDQGNMWHLAQVDITTAGGFQIIIEGRRGSNEESDVAIDDVKLYHGRCSDLSGTVTTSPPKPGGNTTAPPSVPVPTTAPQPPLVNVTVQPPIENITLPPTVEATTYLFDNNITEAPDKRPPSHPVCQLHCNFEQDLCQWNQLLTDVFDWTRHSGFTPTMMTGPASDHTTGGGHYLYIEANSASLGDTARLISSECSDSGPQCLQFWYHMYGSADTMGLHVYLFQDRKADAVWRKRNDQGNMWHLAQVDLTTTGAFQIIFEGRRGSNDQSDVAIDDVSLHHGHCADLAKPTTPAPQTLDPDVTEVPELPELPELPPANSSSATQTTTLSKPPRPLTTTLTTTTAPTTVAPTACDTQTPTKPSTTTTTAQSQPPSTSQPHPPTTAVPQPPTTARPQPPTTMQPQPPTTAQPESQTTNRPQSPTTARPQPPTTAKPQPPTTARPQPPTKTQPPQTTARPQPPSTVQPQLPTTAQPQPPTTAKPESPTTNRPQPPTTTEPQPQTTARPQPPTTARPQPPTETQPPPQTTARPQPPSTVQPQPPTTAQPQPPTTAKPESPTTNRPQPPTTTEPQPQTTARPQPPTTARPQPPTETQPPPPQTTARPQPPTTAQPQPPTTRPKPPTIAPSQPSTTTQPDSQTTKRPQPTTTAQPQSTTTIKPDPPTDRPQSTTTATPQSTTTARPQPPTETQPPPQTTARPQPPSTVQPQPPTTAQPQPPTTAKPESPTTNRPQPPTTTEPQPQTTARPQPPTTARPQPPTETQPPSPQTTARPQPPTTAQPQPPTTRPKPPTIAPSQPSTTTQPDSQTTKRPQPTTTAQPQPSTTARPQSTTTIKPDPPTDRPQSTTTATPQSTTTARPHPPTTPVSTPSCPENSHYTTCTPACSPTCSYLNGPPHCSDSDSCVPGCVCDDGFVRKGQRCVLIQECGCVDRNGTKHQFNEVWYTNHCSQKCECEKDDGVGKIDCDDKDECHRNAVCLQNNKGEYYCQSTGFSECTIKEDPEYRSFDKMKHDFEGEHSYVLVRTNNLPNNLPDVYIEGINTNKVDDDNSQHHGDSSSEENRRRVKGEDDNDEEDDDDDDDGDDDHKDDDDSEEHGEHHRLKALKIRVYNHTVEFKKKRRLIVDGRRTRTPVSPTAGLKIHEHSSRIYLKTDFGLTVEFDGHSTAEIILPRLYMRKVGGLCGNFDGQRWNDRMKPDGTMTGSVQEFGESWRV
- the LOC108883521 gene encoding zonadhesin isoform X3, producing the protein MLGSVLTDLLVTVTLLVLSYTGTQCRAENDLSLVHLPEWRTNSEYVTQCFYSRQNNLICDWTRSQQRTEDVAVNILESGPLGLEGEACLEFWYQVPAAANGSELRALLKSSDGLVEIWTSPVLPRNVWRQVFVPLNIIKPNTQVVFEVVSAEIQNLLNQIGVRRGSCGPQCESNTELWTDESTHCLCSAGQLSCSLSQCPQGQICGPQRRASSGISTSGTCTIHSHTDCSTFDGVLFRFVAPCTYILAKTCSPTASLPMFIVEVVNEDNGNSSLPTVQQVTVDTGNFRVSLLKRQTHRVVVNGLWRKLPLSLGSDTVNIKSNPAAVVLGTSFGLSVSFDSAGAVHVVLPSTYSDEVCGLCGNFNHLREDDFRKPDGTNAQDATALAESWQTGQPTSSCETIIVPHQCDPLEEAEYASELYCGGLLSSTRPFADCQSVLEAESYFRACVVGMCSTHGDPAVLCEAFQVYADICHEAGVAVPIWRNSTFCPPQCAENSHYNSCADGCPEVCSSLDLAGSCGSCEERCECDSGFKLSGGKCVPAEDCGCWYNGKHYEKGTTFVEGDCVKQCQCMGNNDVQCTTMQCAYNEVCKVKDGVKDCFPIKPATCSVYGDPHYITFDRLAYDFQGGCSYTLATACGEESSVQFSVIGHNMHPPLQNFTRSKLEAVTLQAEDYHLTLNQSGEVYVNNSRVHLPYSTNGAQGSIRVYMKNHYIILETNFGLRIMIDGQNRLFLQADERYKYEMCGLCGLYSAHQGDDFVIPGGGNVTDPFQFGDSWRVLDNNKCTAYPNDPRLCDYDEETEAYNECSAILADAFQPCHEPVHPSIYINSCAYDYCATNGDQHTLCESLKSYAAACQVAGVELPPWQTDTACVCPINCDFDKNLCGWEQLIQDSFDWTRHSGSTPSDLSGPNQDHTNGDGFYMYIEGDSATHGDSARLLSSMCHYNGQLCLHFWYHMYGSATAMALNIYLLKDNKATKIWSMMNNQGPEWHQGNADIRVSGPFRIIVEGIRGSTAQSDVAIDDVSIHFGSCSGSFPGVVSGTELPPTTAELLPSHPVCSLDCSFNSNLCSWNQMITDAFDWTWQSGSTPTLMTGPTADHTGDGHYLYIEASSVTHGDTARLISSECSDSGPQCLQFWYHMYGSADTMALHVYLIQNRVADAVWWKRNDQGNMWHMAQVDITTTGAFQIVIEGRRGSNDQSDVAIDDVKLYRGHCPAQPPEPDLNTTAPVSVPVPTTAAPEPPVVTVTAQSPITNATIRPLVEATISIRNDRSPAPHPVCQMNCDFEQDLCEWTQLLADVFDWTRYSGSTPTVKTGPSSDHTTGGGHYLYIEANSASLGDTARLISSECSDPGPQCLQFWYHMYGSADTMGLHVYLLHNGVANAIWWKRNDQGNMWHLAQVDITTAGGFQIIIEGRRGSNEESDVAIDDVKLYHGRCSDLSGTVTTSPPKPGGNTTAPPSVPVPTTAPQPPLVNVTVQPPIENITLPPTVEATTYLFDNNITEAPDKRPPSHPVCQLHCNFEQDLCQWNQLLTDVFDWTRHSGFTPTMMTGPASDHTTGGGHYLYIEANSASLGDTARLISSECSDSGPQCLQFWYHMYGSADTMGLHVYLFQDRKADAVWRKRNDQGNMWHLAQVDLTTTGAFQIIFEGRRGSNDQSDVAIDDVSLHHGHCADLAKPTTPAPQTLDPDVTEVPELPELPELPPANSSSATQTTTLSKPPRPLTTTLTTTTAPTTVAPTACDTQTPTKPSTTTTTAQSQPPSTSQPHPPTTAVPQPPTTARPQPPTTMQPQPPTTAQPESQTTNRPQSPTTARPQPPTTAKPQPPTTARPQPPTKTQPPQTTARPQPPSTVQPQLPTTAQPQPPTTAKPESPTTNRPQPPTTTEPQPQTTARPQPPTTARPQPPTETQPPPQTTARPQPPSTVQPQPPTTAQPQPPTTAKPESPTTNRPQPPTTTEPQPQTTARPQPPTTARPQPPTETQPPPPQTTARPQPPTTAQPQPPTTRPKPPTIAPSQPSTTTQPDSQTTKRPQPTTTAQPQSTTTIKPDPPTDRPQSTTTATPQSTTTARPQPPTETQPPPQTTARPQPPSTVQPQPPTTAQPQPPTTAKPESPTTNRPQPPTTTEPQPQTTARPQPPTTARPQPPTETQPPSPQTTARPQPPTTAQPQPPTTRPKPPTIAPSQPSTTTQPDSQTTKRPQPTTTAQPQPSTTARPQSTTTIKPDPPTDRPQSTTTATPQSTTTARPHPPTTPVSTPSCPENSHYTTCTPACSPTCSYLNGPPHCSDSDSCVPGCVCDDGFVRKGQRCVLIQECGCVDRNGTKHQFNEVWYTNHCSQKCECEKDDGVGKIDCDDKDECHRNAVCLQNNKGEYYCQSTGFSECTIKEDPEYRSFDKMKHDFEGEHSYVLVRTNNLPNNLPDVYIEGINTNKVDDDNSQHHGDSSSEENRRRVKGEDDNDEEDDDDDDDGDDDHKDDDDSEEHGEHHRLKALKIRVYNHTVEFKKKRRLIVDGRRTRTPVSPTAGLKIHEHSSRIYLKTDFGLTVEFDGHSTAEIILPRLYMRKVGGLCGNFDGQRWNDRMKPDGTMTGSVQEFGESWRV